The Carcharodon carcharias isolate sCarCar2 chromosome 15, sCarCar2.pri, whole genome shotgun sequence genome includes a window with the following:
- the LOC121288257 gene encoding vesicle-associated membrane protein 3-like produces MSAPGPSSNPPVGPAPYGSNRKLQQTQAQVDEVVDIMRVNVDRVLERDQKLTELDDRADALQAGASQFETSAAKLKRKYWWKNCKMWAILIAVILIIIIVIIIWQTT; encoded by the exons GTCTGCCCCAGGCCCCTCGAGTAATCCACCTGTTGGACCGGCACCCTATGGCAGCAACAGGAAACTGCAGCAGACCCAGGCCCAAGTGGATGAG GTTGTGGATATCATGCGAGTGAATGTAGACAGAGTGCTTGAACGAGACCAAAAACTTACGGAGTTGGATGATCGAGCTGATGCACTTCAAGCTGGAGCGTCTCAGTTCGAGACCAGTGCCGCAAAACTAAAACGCAAATATTGGTGGAAGAACTGCAAG atgtgGGCAATATTAATAGCTGTCATCCTGATCATCATAATTGTCATAATTA TTTGGCAGACCACATAA